A window of Argopecten irradians isolate NY chromosome 1, Ai_NY, whole genome shotgun sequence contains these coding sequences:
- the LOC138328967 gene encoding synaptic vesicle glycoprotein 2C-like: MIMMDDNEIPSNERSRLMDSTEDRGQQNLYVTTYEEAITKTGYGKFHYLVLALCGWAVSSDAIEVLSISFVLPAAQCDLNLTSNDKGWLNSIIFVGMMIGGYGWGSLADHFGRRQILLGSLTVNGLGALSSSFCQRFWVFLLMRLISGIGVGGSIPVIFSYFTEFQPKDRRGTMISVLATFWMFGNIIAAGLAWIIVPLDIGYSSPDFTYDSWRIFIAICTFPSLSSAALFFLMPESPKFLLSVGKDEQAAAVLKKVYEVNNPHAILPYDVETIVLSSDNKSDSAHRSNAHKNITKTCGSRSITQLLNTTYELLRSPLRRSTIIILTVSFTISFGYYGLWMWFPELFSRVEKYGGSPCDHIKETNSTDQSCTIPDNWTYQSGFLTALSNLPGNLFTIFLMDKLGRKAILVTGMLGSGLAVFFIPLIHNKVENLLISCAFGLISTLAWNALDVLQAELFPTGVRSTAMGLSSAASRLGAILGNLAFGELVDVHCAVPMILVSALLVVGGLTSLKLPNTTKVDIH, translated from the exons atgataatgatggATGATAATGAGATACCTTCTAATGAGCGGTCCCGTCTGATGGATAGTACTGAAGACAGAGGACAAC agaACCTGTATGTAACTACTTACGAGGAGGCAATAACCAAAACAG GCTATGGAAAGTTTCACTATCTGGTGCTGGCTTTGTGTGGATGGGCCGTGTCTAGTGACGCCATTGAAGTCCTCTCCATCTCCTTTGTTTTACCAGCAGCCCAGTGTGATCTAAATCTCACTTCTAACGACAAGGGATGGCTCAACTCCATCATATTTGTTG GGATGATGATAGGTGGTTATGGCTGGGGATCCCTGGCAGACCATTTCGGTCGGAGACAGATCTTACTAGGCTCACTCACTGTCAATGGCCTCGGAGCACTTTCCTCAAGTTTCTGTCAAAGATTCTGGGTGTTCTTATTGATGAGGCTGATCAGTGGGATAGG TGTTGGGGGAAGTATTCCTGTAATCTTTTCATACTTCACCGAGTTCCAGCCAAAAGACAGACGAGGAACTATGATCAGTGTCCTAGCTACATTCTGGATGTTTGGTAACATTATTGCAGCAG GTTTGGCGTGGATCATTGTCCCTCTGGACATTGGCTATTCCTCACCAGATTTTACCTATGACAGTTGGAGAATCTTTATTGCAATCTGTACATTTCCCAGTCTATCTTCAGCTGCACTTTTCTTCTTGATGCCCGAGAGTCCAAAATTCCTACTTAGT GTTGGTAAAGATGAGCAGGCTGCTGCAGTGCTAAAAAAAGTTTACGAAGTCAATAATCCCCATGCTATTTTGCCTTATGAT GTTGAGACCATTGTACTATCATCAGATAACAAATCCGACTCTGCTCATCGATCGAATGCCCACAAGAATATCACCAAGACATGTGgttcaaggtctataactcag TTACTAAACACAACATATGAGCTCCTTCGTTCCCCTCTTCGTCGCTCCACTATTATTATACTCACAGTTTCGTTCACCATCAGTTTTGG ATACTACGGACTATGGATGTGGTTTCCAGAGCTGTTTTCTCGCGTAGAAAAATATGGTGGATCGCCGTGTGACCATATAAAGGAGACAAATTCCACGGACCAGAGCTGTACCATACCTGATAACTGGACGTATCAGTCAGGCTTCCTCACAGCTCTGTCTAACCTGCCTGGAAACTTATTCACCATATTCCTCATGGACAAACTGGGTCGCAAGGCAATATTAG TGACAGGAATGCTGGGTTCAGGTTTGGCCGTCTTCTTCATTCCTCTGATCCACAATAAGGTGGAGAATCTATTAATCTCCTGTGCCTTCGGACTCATATCAACACTAGCATGGAATGCTTTAGACGTACTTCAGGCAGAACTCTTTCCCACTGGAGTCAG atcAACGGCTATGGGATTATCCTCAGCAGCCAGCAGGTTAGGTGCAATTCTGGGAAATCTAGCGTTTGGTGAACTGGTTGATGTCCACTGTGCTGTACCTATGATACTAGTGTCAGCACTTTTGGTCGTGGGTGGACTTACTTCCCTTAAACTGCCTAATACAACCAAAGTTGATATTCACTGA